One genomic segment of Ricinus communis isolate WT05 ecotype wild-type chromosome 5, ASM1957865v1, whole genome shotgun sequence includes these proteins:
- the LOC8278501 gene encoding probable aquaporin NIP5-1 yields the protein MPESEAGTPTVSAPNTPGTPGGPLFSALRIDSLSYDRKSMPRCKCFPVNAPTFGPPHTCFTDFPAPDISLTRKLGAEFVGTFILIFAATAGPIVNQKYNGVETLIGNAACAGLAVMIIILSTGHISGAHLNPSLTIAFAALRHFPWVQVPAYIAAQVSASICASFALKGVFHPFMSGGVTVPSVSTGQAFALEFLITFNLLFVVTAVATDTRAVGELAGIAVGATVMLNILVAGPSSGGSMNPVRTLGPAVAAGNYRALWIYLVAPTLGAIAGAGTYSAVKLREEEVDPPRPVRSFRR from the exons atgccGGAGTCGGAGGCGGGGACACCAACAGTGTCAGCGCCGAATACGCCAGGGACGCCGGGGGGGCCACTGTTTTCAGCGCTGAGGATAGACTCGTTGTCCTATGATCGCAAGTCGATGCCAAGATGCAAGTGCTTTCCCGTAAATGCACCAACCTTCGGTCCACCCCACACGTGCTTTACTGACTTCCCCGCACCCGACATCTCTCTTACCCGCAAG CTTGGAGCAGAATTCGTGGGAACATTCATCTTGATATTTGCAGCAACAGCAGGACCCATTGTGAATCAGAAGTACAATGGGGTGGAGACACTGATAGGGAACGCAGCATGTGCCGGGCTAGCAGTGATGATTATAATTCTATCAACGGGACATATATCTGGAGCTCACCTGAACCCATCCCTGACTATTGCCTTTGCAGCCCTCCGTCACTTTCCCTGGGTGCAAGTCCCCGCCTACATAGCTGCCCAAGTATCAGCCTCCATTTGCGCATCTTTTGCTCTCAAGGGAGTGTTCCATCCTTTTATGTCCGGAGGTGTCACTGTTCCATCTGTAAGCACCGGCCAAGCTTTCGCGCTCGAGTTTCTCATCACTTTCAATCTCCTGTTTGTTGTCACTGCTGTTGCCACTGATACCCGTGCT GTAGGAGAGCTGGCGGGAATAGCAGTTGGAGCTACTGTTATGCTCAACATTCTTGTTGCTGG GCCATCAAGTGGGGGTTCAATGAATCCTGTGAGGACACTAGGACCCGCAGTAGCTGCAGGGAATTATCGAGCGCTGTGGATATATTTGGTGGCACCCACACTTGGGGCCATAGCTGGTGCAGGTACGTACTCGGCTGTGAAGCTCCGAGAGGAGGAAGTGGATCCACCTCGCCCAGTCAGAAGCTTCCGTCGCTAG
- the LOC8278502 gene encoding uncharacterized protein LOC8278502: protein MVLWEITLGTAYFLGLKRTYRLALRIQRRLVSPNRPKVRNFLQRRTRAAFDVALRVHQNIQQRDLEVGRNLGNWILRWLDRMKPSAQIRGTSPLKPPSSNVKMTKQTSSSSQLKTPGSIQSRNQDSGRHLFTGSRNTWSKPFPTIAMIMRPPRPAGTITQYRHLFIRGPEMASTSYIGGARGFEGVIRKDIMQYMLQH from the exons ATGGTGCTATGGGAGATCACGTTGGGAACTGCCTATTTCTTAGGCCTCAAACGCACTTACAGACTCGCCTTGAGGATTCAACGTAGGCTTGTTTCTCCTAATCGCCCTAAGGTCCGCAACTTTCTTCAGAG ACGAACACGTGCTGCTTTTGATGTAGCACTCAGGGTTCATCAGAATATACAACAGAGAGACTTAGAGGTTGGTAGGAATCTTGGCAACTGGATCCTACGTTGGCTGGACCGGATGAAACCTTCTGCTCAGATCCGTGGTACCTCGCCACTGAAACCACCAAGCTCAAATGTGAAAATGACAAAGCAGACAAGCAGCTCTTCCCAACTGAAAACTCCTGGGAGCATCCAGTCCAGGAACCAGGATTCTGGCAGGCATCTGTTCACTGGATCAAGAAATACGTGGTCTAAGCCTTTTCCTACAATTGCAATGATCATGCGGCCACCAAGACCTGCTGGGACAATTACCCAATACAGACACTTGTTCATCAGGGGACCTGAAATGGCAAGTACAAGCTACATTGGTGGAGCAAGGGGGTTTGAGGGAGTTATTAGGAAAGACATAATGCAGTACATGCTGCAACACTGA
- the LOC8278503 gene encoding plastoglobulin-1, chloroplastic, with the protein MALLLSSYSNSSLFSEKLTSPPSLLPSSNIPTSVSFFFNKPSRTLLLASTNLNFQSPTFPSLIPCSSLSEPTPEPEPDPNPNPPPLTITDEWGEQVEPETQPEYPKGTDEDPPKDDDEWGAEYESGGNGSAGGLVVEKDDRIEDLKRCLVDTVYGTKFGFQASPEIRGEVLELVNQLEALNPTPAPVDSSQILDGTWILLYTAFSELLPLLAVGSVPLLKVEKISQEVDTSNLSIVNSTTLSSPFATFSFSASASFEVRSSSRIQVEFREGSLQPPEINSKIDLPVNVDVFGQNINLSPLQQSLNPLQELVANISRTISGQPPLKVPIPGDRSRSWLLITYLDEDLRISRGDGGLFVLVKEGSPLLD; encoded by the exons ATGGCCCTCCTCCTCTCGTCATACTCAAACTCATCTCTCTTCTCCGAAAAGCTCACCAGCCCACCTTCTCTTCTCCCCTCTTCTAATATCCCAACATCtgtctccttcttcttcaacaaACCTTCTAGAACTCTTCTTCTCGCTTCCACGAATCTGAATTTTCAAAGTCCCACATTCCCCTCCTTAATCCCATGCTCTTCCCTTTCAGAACCCACACCCGAACCCGAACCCGATCCTAACCCCAACCCACCTCCACTCACCATAACTGACGAATGGGGAGAACAAGTAGAACCCGAAACCCAACCCGAGTACCCGAAAGGTACGGACGAGGATCCTCCAAAGGACGACGACGAGTGGGGGGCGGAGTATGAGTCGGGTGGAAATGGTAGCGCTGGAGGTTTGGTAGTGGAAAAAGATGATAGAATAGAGGATTTAAAGAGGTGTTTGGTGGATACGGTTTATGGAACTAAATTCGGGTTTCAGGCCAGCCCCGAAATTAGGGGAGAGGTTTTGGAGTTAGTTAATCAGTTGGAGGCTCTGAACCCAACTCCAGCACCCGTGGATTCTTCTCAGATACTGGATGGAACCTGGATTCTGCT gtacactgcaTTTTCTGAGTTATTGCCACTACTGGCAGTGGGTTCAGTACCTTTGCTGAAAGTTGAAAAGATATCCCAAGAAGTTGATACCAGCAACCTCTCCATTGTGAACTCTACTACATTGTCCAGCCCTTTTGCCACTTTCTCTTTTAGTGCGTCTGCCTCATTTGAAGTTCGAAGTTCTTCAAGAATACAG GTCGAATTTAGGGAAGGCAGCCTGCAACCTCCAGAGATAAATTCCAAAATTGATCTCCCAGTAAATGTAGATGTTTTTGGTCAGAATATCAATTTGTCGCCTTTGCAGCAGTCTCTCAATCCTCTGCAGGAGTTGGTGGCAAATATTTCAAGAACCATATCTGGTCAGCCACCACTTAAGGTTCCTATTCCAGGTGATCGATCAAGGTCCTGGCTTCTAATAACGTACCTTGATGAGGATCTACGAATCTCTAGAGGAGATGGCGGTCTTTTTGTTCTAGTTAAAGAAGGAAGTCCACTTCTAGATTAG
- the LOC8278504 gene encoding homeobox-leucine zipper protein HDG5, which yields MYGDCQVMSNIGGNVVSTDTLFSSAMGNPNFNFMPNMSFHSFPPIIPKEENGLMMRGKDEMDSGSGSEQLEEKSGNEQESSEQPPKKKRYHRHTARQIQEMESLFKECPHPDDKQRMKLSQDLGLKPRQVKFWFQNRRTQMKAQQDRADNIILRAENETLKSDNYRLQAELRNLICPSCGGPAMLGGISFEELRLENARLRDELERVCCVASRYGGRPIQAIGPAPPFIPPSLELDMSIYSKLFPDSLGTCNEMMPMSMPMLPDTSCLTEAGLVLMEEEKALAMEFALSSMDELVKMCHTTEPLWIRNNEIGKEVLNFEEHERRFRWPLNLKQQNSNELRSEATRDSAVVIMNSITLVDAFLDANKWMELFPSIVAMARTVQILTSGVSGPSGSLHLMHAELQVLSPLVPTREAYFLRYCQQNVEEGTWAIVDFPIDSFHEDIQASFPLYRRRPSGCVIQDMPNGYSRVTWVEHAETEEKPVHQIFSHFVYSGMAFGAHRWLGVLQRQCERVASLMARNISDLGVIPSPEARKNLMRLAQRMIRTFCMNISTCSGQSWTALSDSSDDTVRITTRKITEPGQPNGVILSAVSTTWLPYPHYQVFDILRDERRRSQLDVLSNGNALHEVAHIANGSHPGNCISLLRINVASNSSQHVELMLQESCTDQSGSLIVYTTVNVDSIQLAMSGEDPSCIPLLPLGFVIVPVESITSTSKDTGGNEGNSIKSSEENGNTGHGCTSGCLLTIGLQVLASTIPSAKLNLSTVNAINNHLRSTVHQITAALATTATTTTFPENANAVIGSCSEPTAASEE from the exons ATGTATGGAGATTGCCAAGTTATGTCGAATATCGGAGGCAATGTGGTCTCTACAGACACCTTGTTTTCTTCCGCGATGGGAAACCCTAACTTCAACTTCATGCCAAACATGTCATTCCATTCTTTCCCTCCCATCATCCCT aaagaagaaaatgggtTAATGATGCGTGGGAAAGATGAGATGGATAGTGGGTCTGGAAGTGAGCAACTTGAAGAGAAGTCAGGTAATGAGCAAGAAAGCAGCGAGCAACCTCCAAAGAAGAAGCGTTACCATAGGCACACTGCTCGTCAGATCCAAGAAATGGAATC CTTGTTCAAGGAATGTCCACACCCAGATGACAAACAAAGGATGAAACTTAGCCAAGATCTTGGTTTAAAACCTCGCCAAGTTAAGTTCTGGTTCCAAAACCGCCGTACTCAAATGAAG GCACAGCAAGATCGAGCAGATAATATTATACTTAGGGCAGAGAATGAGACCTTGAAGAGTGATAATTATCGTTTACAAGCAGAATTACGCAATCTTATCTGCCCCAGTTGCGGAGGGCCAGCCATGCTTGGTGGGATTTCCTTTGAGGAACTTCGACTTGAAAATGCTCGACTTAGAGATGAG TTAGAACGTGTTTGCTGTGTTGCATCACGCTATGGTGGTCGGCCAATTCAAGCAATTGGGCCTGCTCCTCCTTTTATTCCCCCTTCATTGGAGTTGGATATGAGCATATATTCGAAGCTGTTTCCTGACTCACTGGGTACTTGCAATGAGATGATGCCTATGTCTATGCCCATGTTGCCAGACACTTCTTGCTTGACTGAGGCTGGTCTTGTCTTGATGGAAGAGGAAAAAGCTCTTGCAATGGAGTTTGCATTGTCATCCATGGATGAACTGGTGAAGATGTGCCACACAACTGAGCCTCTTTGGATTAGAAACAATGAGATTGGTAAGGAAGTGCTTAATTTTGAAGAGCATGAAAGGAGGTTTCGATGGCCTTTGAATCTCAAGCAGCAGAATTCTAATGAGTTAAGGTCTGAAGCTACACGAGACAGCGCTGTGGTTATAATGAATAGCATCACTTTGGTTGATGCCTTCCTCGACGCT AATAAATGGATGGAGCTGTTTCCGTCAATTGTTGCTATGGCAAGAACTGTTCAAATTTTAACATCGGGCGTCTCTGGTCCGAGTGGTTCTCTTCACCTG ATGCACGCAGAATTGCAAGTTCTTTCTCCATTGGTGCCTACTCGCGAGGCTTATTTTCTTCGCTACTGCCAACAAAATGTAGAGGAAGGAACTTGGGCAATAGTTGATTTTCCCATTGATAGCTTCCATGAGGACATTCAAGCTTCCTTTCCTTTGTACAGGAGAAGACCCTCTGGTTGTGTTATTCAAGATATGCCCAATGGGTACTCAAGG GTTACTTGGGTAGAACACGCAGAGACTGAGGAGAAGCCTGTGCATCAAatatttagtcattttgtgtATAGTGGTATGGCATTTGGAGCTCATCGCTGGTTAGGGGTATTACAGCGACAGTGCGAGAGGGTTGCTAGCCTTATGGCCAGAAATATCTCTGACCTAGGAG TGATACCATCTCCTGAAGCAAGGAAGAATTTGATGAGACTGGCGCAAAGAATGATCAGAACATTTTGTATGAATATCAGTACTTGTAGTGGGCAGTCATGGACAGCTTTATCTGACTCTTCTGACGACACTGTTAGAATCACGACAAGGAAGATCACTGAGCCTGGCCAGCCTAATGGTGTAATTCTGAGTGCAGTATCCACTACTTGGCTGCCTTATCCTCATTACCAAGTCTTTGATATCTTGAGGGATGAACGCCGCAGATCTCAG CTGGATGTTCTTTCAAATGGGAATGCCTTACACGAGGTTGCCCACATTGCCAATGGCTCTCATCCAGGAAACTGCATCTCTCTACTTCGCATTAAT GTTGCAAGCAACTCTTCACAGCACGTAGAGCTGATGCTACAGGAGAGTTGCACGGACCAATCTGGTAGCCTTATTGTGTACACCACAGTGAATGTTGATTCCATTCAGCTGGCAATGAGCGGCGAGGACCCATCTTGCATTCCTCTTCTTCCTCTGGGATTCGTCATAGTTCCTGTTGAATCCATTACTAGCACCAGCAAAGACACAGGCGGCAATGAGGGGAACTCTATTAAATCTTCAGAAGAAAATGGCAATACTGGACACGGCTGTACTTCAGGCTGCCTACTTACGATCGGGCTGCAAGTCCTTGCAAGCACAATCCCATCTGCCAAGCTCAATCTCTCTACTGTCAACGCCATTAACAACCATTTACGCTCTACAGTCCACCAAATTACTGCAGCTCTTGCCACAACTGCAACCACCACCACCTTCCCTGAAAATGCTAATGCTGTAATAGGCTCATGCTCTGAGCCTACTGCTGCATCTGAGGAATAG